The genome window TCTCATGGAGGGATATGGCTCTGAAGTACTCTGctaaattttataaaaaaatatgacTGACACTTTCAGCATACAGAATGGGAGACTAGTGCAACATGCAGCATTGACTGTTTATTCAATAAATACTTAACCCAATTATTGCCAACCAAGGCAAACAGTGCAGAAATTGTCATGTACAGATACAAAgctttaacattttttttgtataaaGTCAGCCACTACTATATCCATACAACTATTTCAAAGAggtttttctgcttcaaaattGAGGTTATcattataaaaatacagaaacataTATTTGGGGGTTTAACATGTCTTTGCAAGTGTAAATTCTGCATTTATATGGGAACACGACACTTCTGTATTCAAGAAATTAAAGTGAACACTATGATAGAGACATTTTCTGCACTGACAATTTCATGATAGTCCTTAAATACATCTCTCTTGGTCCTGGGTATACATTTAAAATGAACTTGCATCTCACATTTATCCTGAGGTCAGCTGTGTAAAAAGGAAAGCCAGTTTTACAAGGATACTTGCAGGCTTCTTGTTCAAAATATGaggttatttttaaacaagCCAATAAAACtcctgggggaaagaaaaaacccagtaCTCTCACcagtgttttaagaaaaaaacttgTGACATCTTTGGGAATTACTTCCAAAAATATGTAGGCTAGCACACCCAAATGCTGTATCACCCAACTAAAATTTCAGTATGCATTTGCCAAATTTGAAACTTAGAAACTGTTCTGAAACCAAGTATATAAATCCCCATGAAGAATCTCCCTAAGTTTCTCATCTCAAGATCCCAACCTACAACAGAACTTCTGCAAGGAGAAAGCTGCTGAGTCCTGTGGGAATCTGCAGAGTCTTCAGGCCTGCCTGCACAGGTGAGGACATAACATTTGGGTGTCCATCATCCAACATGGGGTACAGTTATGACCTTGTCAAAGCTCCACTTTGAACACAGCAGTTATTTTCAATAGCACCAACAATCTCTCAGATACCAGCATTTAGGCAAATACAGACATAAAATAGGTTTGTTTCTTCCTAGATCAGCACAATTGGTACAAGGCACTGCTTGGCATAGGAAGTCATaagtaacagcaaaaaaatagtTCCCAAGTTTTGTGACATTTAGGTTTGTGCACTGGATGACTTTGTAATTAATTATATACCATGGCTAGAAAAATAAGACAGTCTACAGGATTAACAAAAACATCACCATCCCGTGCATGCTTAGTTTTCCTCCctagttctgaaaaaaaaatcccacataaCATATCAATGTGAAACATTAGAAAGTATGGGTGGTTAAATTAAGAAAGCACATTTCATTCTCCAATCTTCCACAAAAGTCTAACCCAGACACAACTCAAGTAAACGAAGTTGGAAAATATTCTAATAACATTTGCATCAGTCTAtccctgcagagagaaaaaaaacaacttttgtCTAGAGAATTCATAGATTGAGGCACATTGCAGTTGAAGATATTCAGGCATATTTCATGGCTAGAACAGGATTTCTCTGAGGAACCTCACTACAGACTTCCCCAAAAGCAGCTCCGTATGGTTTGAAACACAACTTGCAACACATGGAAAAACATTTGGTCCTTAATCGCTACTgtcttcatcatcatcatcatcagatACATCATTTAAAGATGACTTAGGTGACTGGCTGTAGGAGTCTGACCTAGTGGACTGACAAGCAGTCATCTCCCCTGTAGACAGAAGATCGTAGCAGAAGTCGCAGATTCTCACTGGCTTGGAAGactggctggggagcaggaacCTCTTTTCCGAGCAGGGCCCGCACACGACGAAGCCGCACTTGCGGCAGTGGTGCCGGCGGTTGACGGGCGTGAACTTGGCTTTCTGGCAGCGCATGCACACCGTGGCTTCCGAGTCCGGCACCCACACGGCCGCGTGTTCATTGCTGGGGGTCTTCCCGCTTTTGGAAAGCAAATCGGaaacacatttatttatgtGGTTCATCCACTCCGACTTCTCTGTAGCAGTGGCTGCATAAACCGCAAAAGACTTGGTTGGTGTCTTGATAAGCCACCCATTCCGTAAGTCTCCCTCATCCTGGATGGAATCAATAGTGACGTTCTCCAGTGGGATTATGTGCTGTTTGTTGTATTTCTTCTTCTGGATGACAATGTTACCATAAACAAGAATGTCGTTGAACAGGAAAAACTGCCTTGCTTTGGGCTTCTTCCTACAGAGTTTTGTTAGGACTCCCTCTCCAATCAGAACACGGCCAGGAATAGTCAGGGGTTGACCAGCTGCTCCAAAGCAGTTTTCCACGATACTTATTCTTCTAGTATTTGCCTCGCTGTTTGCCAAACGATCCACCATCTTTCACAAGTATcctaaaatcagaaaaaaaagtttgttatTACAAGAGGACCGAATTCAACAGCAAGCAGCCTTCCCCAAGGAAGGTACCAACCCCGCATTTCTTAAAATATCTAACAGGACCTGCTGGCTGAGAGGCATTGACTTGGGTTAGATTTAAATAAGTATTAACACCTAAGAATTTTTAGCAACCGATTAGtcttttttccaaaagcaaaaaTGTTCTATGCAGATGACAGCTATCTTTATCACACAGACAGCACCTACAGCACTGCATTTGGAAGCCTCCAGCAACAAACCAGTTCCTCTTTAGTAAGGCTACTGCACCCTGGTTTAATGCTCATATTTCTCTTTATATCCTCCTGCACCTTCTCCAGATGGCAACAGGAAGTTTCATCCATCATTTCAAATTCTAATGCTACAAAAACATCAAGTTAACTGAGCAGCCTGGAGACCCACATTAGTTTTAACACAACAAACAAATTATATAATTGCTGTTCACATAGGAAACCACACTCCCCAAACTAGCTCACTACTGCTAATTTTTTCCAGTATGCAAACCTTAAATCATGAGCCAAAACCATGAATCTACCTGCTGGAAACATTTTGTACAGGCCATAGCTTGCACCCCCCACTACCTCTGCTTTCATGGCAAACTCTTGAGCCAGGAACAGGGTGTGAGTCACGGCTGGTGGCTCATCacctgctttctgctgccttcaTTTTGCAGGAGTCCCACAGTCTCCTCACCTACATGAGCCACATCTGCATCCATCACATTCAGGCAACCCAGAGGATAAGCCACACAGCTCACAATTGCTCCTGAGAAAGACTAAGTGACCTGCACCAGctcaaagtttaaaaaagatTACTTATAATTTTAGGAAGTCCTAATGAACTGTATGGTCCCATTACAGATTAAAGCCCCACCTTGTTGTTCCCCAAGCAGcaagtaagattttttttcttgtgtgagATAGCTAAGGCATCCAACAGGGAACTAAAATTAAGAAGTCACTACAGTGATTCATACCTTGGCAAACCACTCTTTAGCCTCTTTTGCTCTAGAATTTCCCAGGCAGAAGTCCGGCAAAGGCAAATCCTGCCAACCTGATCCAGATCTGCTCCCTTCAAACCCCTTGTGAGCACAGCCATGAACCTGAACTGTTGTGCTTGATGGAGCAGTGAGACATCTGGCAGAGGCAAGTGCTATGGACAGACTTTCTCAGCACACAGAAGATGCTACCCCATGCCTCGCACAGGGCTGATGCTCACAACACCCCTTACTACAGCCACAGCTTTGGACGGTgaaaagagcagagcagcaaacactCCAGTGCCTTCTACCTGTGCTTCACAACATGATCCCAGGTTGGGAAGTGCTCTACATCACCTACTTTTTCGTTAATCTGCACTGCCTGCCATCAATACAGCATCAGCCTACAACTGAGAGGAAACTGCGCTgagacacagctcagctcagacTCCATCGCTCTGCTACAACCTGATGCTGGCAATCTTCCTCCTAGGAATCAAAGCACAGATACTTCCTTACAAAATAGGGATGAAACATCTCACCAGGCCTCATCTAAATAAATATGTTACCTGTGATCACACACATTTTAAGTTACTGCTCTGAAAGTGTAATTAGTTTCACACTGAAGTAGTTTGACAAGTGAGCTTGCACAGATATAACTACCTTTTTTAAGCTCTGCACACATTATCTTGTATCGAAGTCTGACATTCAAGACAGAAGAACCTCTAAAAGTTATTTCTCAGCACtgtttttgaattttctttacaTGCCTCATAGCATTAGCACAATACATGAGTATTGTGTTAACTGGTTTTATGGTTAGGATAAAGCCACCAAAtacaaaacaattttaaacTGCAGAAGGTGAAGACAAAATACAAACTGCCAAGTAAAAAGTAGTAAGAAGGGAATGGAAAAGAAACTAGGAGCTTTTTTATGTGTACTTGCTGCTGTCCTAAGTTCCAAAAATCAAATTCAGGTGCCTGAATGCTGAAGTCCAGAATCTGGAACAACAGTTAATTTCCATTAACTGCCAAACAACCATTCCCATTTAACCATGTAAGAGAAATCAACAGCCTTTGCAAACACCAAAACTGAACCAACAGCCCTTCAAACTTAAAAAGCATGGCCTCAGTCACAGGGTCAGTCTAAGGTTATTTAGTAATCCCATGCTCTCCATGAAGTGGAAAAGGATATCAGTCATCAGAATGCAAAGCAGACAGcccagaaaatacatttttctgcagGTACAAATCAACATGCATCACTTATGAACTTACACTTTTATACAAATTATCTGCAAGTTACAGCAAGTTACATGCTTTTGGTAGTCTGCAGGGGGGAACACTACTGCCAGCCCACCCCCACAAACACAACCATATTGAAGGGTTTCAGTGAAGCAAGCTCTCGGTGTGAAGTCACAGCCACCTGTAGGAAGCAGTtgctgctccacagctccaCCTCAGCCACTGCACTCCCCGCCAATAAACTGCAAACTCAGTTCAAGGCCACTGCAAATCTTTCAAAATACAAGTCACTGGGAGaagaaacaaggaagaaaaaactaaaGGTTTTAATTAACTGTTCCCTAGGACAATTTAAGAGAAAACAACTCCAACCAGGAACGTCTAATAATCATCATGGCTTGAAATCAAGAGACACGACTCCAGAACGTCTGCCTAAGACTATTCTGAGCTTGTTGTGAAAATAATCACTAACTGGACCTTAAACAACAATCCTGGGAAAGTTAAAGACTATTATGAAAGACAAGATAAACTGCATCTCTTCTAGATTGAAACTTTTTTCTGTGATGGATAAACATTCCCACCTGCCAGCCTCAAGCCTGTAAATGCCAGAGACTGCTACTGCCAATTCCACCTTTCCAAGGCAATAATTGTATTTTCCCACACTAACAGATTGGACCTTTTAGAATAAgcattcagatatttttctcttgagttttttaaagaactaaaaattaaaaaaccatcTGAAATCCTATGCACACTAATGCTCATACTCCTTCACTAGCCTTTTCTAAGAAAGGAAGTAAGTTCAGAAATGGAGGGGAAACTATCCAAAATACATCCTGATTACAAATAATCATGAAATTtgacaaaaatagaaatacaagAGAAGATATCCCTAACTAACAAGAGCTAAAGTTACAAGAAGTGCACCTCTTGCTCTCATGAGCACACTGACCAAgagatttaaattaaatactgtTTGGACACACAAAGGAAGTTTTAACCCCAAGATGTCACAGTCCAAAAACAAAGTTATCAATTACCAGTCTTTAAAAATTTCAATCTTATCCTAAAGAATATTCAGATCTATTGTAAGAGATAGCAGATCATCATGCCCTGGAACTGGGTGGCAATATCCTTCTCTCTTCCAGTTAAACTTTATTCTGAAGTTTCTACTGTTGGCCACCATGAGAAACAGATACTGCAATACTACCCTGAAGATGCAGGATGTCAAGACCTGATCAAACAAAGCGATTCCTGATTAATGGCAAATTGCTGAAAACGTACCCAAATCCTTCCTCAAGCAAATGAGGAATAAACCAGAACTACAGGCTTTGAAATAAAAGGTCAGACAGCTCCACTTAAGGGGAGAGTGTCTTACAGTTTAGTAAGACACTTATATAGTCTCAGTTTATGGATGCTGTGAAATTCATTCACACTTCTATCATATGTGACTGATTTCACACTTCTGGCACACAAACTCCTAAAAGTCCTGAGGCCCTCATGCAAGGTGGACTCCATTTGTGACGGACTGCTGGTCCTCACAGCCATCAGATTCATGTGCTGTGTTCAGATGGCAGCACAATACTAGCTGCTagtcaaaacatttaaaaacctgcccccaaacaaaccaaaagaacACAAACAGATCACTTTGTAAGAAAACTAGCTACGAAGAGCTACTTCCTAAGCAGGGTTTAGCAgccatttcaaataaaaaaatcttaactCACAAAATGCTGCGATACCTTCAGTTTGTccctctcacacacacactcttaGTACCCTTCACGATGAAAATGCTGGGCAAAGGCTTTCATTTCCATGGCATAATATGCTATATAAAGGTGACAAAATACTCATGACACAGAAAGCCCCAACTCTTCTACAACATAAAGAATTGGTTTTGACATTTAAATTATATCcactttatttaaaagaagCTTCTAGAGAAAGAACAATTCTGATATCAAGCTCTTGCTCCTCCATTTCAGTCTAATTTTACACTTGTATCCTGTTGGTGATAACAACCACCTTCAATGTGATCAAACAACAGACATCACTGAAATTTTTGAAGAACTAACAAGTTATCCCCTTACCTAAAACACAATCCATGCTGAGGAAGTCACACACTTACTACAGTTATTAACACTCCAAACTACTGcatcaggaaaataattctATTAGGGCTGCTGTGCACTGAAAAGTCACTTTctacataattttttctttctgccactGTATCCTGGAGACCAAACCAATGCTCTCCCAGGACTCAATGCTTCTACAGGtcttatttaaaatagaatgTTTATTTCATATGCTAGCTCTGCTTGTGGCAGTGACCGGGCTAAACTGCACAGAATTGCTGCAGCTGAGGACAGACATAAGGAGTCAACCAAAAAGAATGCGATCCTGGCTGACATAGTTACACCCAATTCACTACCAGTACATTAGCACTGTAGCAGTTAGCATTAGCACCATAAGCAGAACCACAAGTAACAAAGGTGCTGGAGGGGAGAAATGAGATGAAAAAGCTGTTATGGCACAGTGAGGCAGGCTGCATGCAGCTCAGCACAAAACATTTCCTCATCCCAGCTCAGTGCATACTACCATCAGCAGCACTCCCTTCAGGCTGTAGGACAGGCACAGAGGGTGCACAGGAGAGAGACACAACCCAAATCCCAAGTTTCTTCAGCAAGACAGCAGAACTGGCAGTGTTCCATTACTTCTGGCTTGAGCAAGAACAAATCAAGTCCAGTGTACAGTCCCTGCTAACAATTGTTAATTAATAAGCATCTAatttttagtattatttttcttcaacaCTCCttcaagggagaaaaatattaCTGACCTTGTCATAATTGTCAGTTAATCTATCATCATCTTTGCAATTAGCTATTAGGCTGCTAACAACTACATTTATCACATTGCATTAATACAAACCAGGCAGTCTGTATTTCTCAGAGTATGGTATCAGGACACAGGCAGTTTATCCATTCCTATGAATACTCATAGTTAAGGTGacagctttaaagaaaaacagcttATTTAAGCTGCTGCAAAAAGCACAAGAGTTCAGAACTGATCACAAAGTGGTCCATCCAGTCCTAAAGCTGCAGCAGGATCCTGGATGGTTCAAAGCCAGATTCAGTAACACAAGTCCAATAAAAAAGTGTCACTAACCACACCATCAGAATGGCCAAGTGAGATCTAGATATGGGTGCACTGAAGCAAATCTAGGGAATAGAAAAGAGTCAGAAATGgaggagaacaaaaaaaaaaaaaaaaggcagaaacagcAGATCTAAATCAAAGCACGTCATACCTTGCCACGCAATAACATGTAAATAATTATCCAGTTGTCATAGAGAGCCTTCTTCCCACACCTGCACAAACAACACCAGGAACTCTGCTACACCACATACATTCAAATTAACCATCCTTCTTACCTAAAGGTAACATACATGCTTCATTAAAGTTTCTAAGTCTTTTAATAGCAGGCAAAAGTTACAGGTTTTATCATGCTTGACTCCACAACTTGAAGGTTCTGaataaaacaaatttcaaacagaaattcaTTGTACTTCATTATACTTAAATCACacaaatgaaatatatatgaaaGGTACAGAAGagggtaattttttttgcaagacAGAAACAAGTAAATTGTATACCAAAGACAGACAAGAACTATCTGCAGACCAGGTATCTAATGTGCATTAAATGACTGGTTTGTAAGAGGACTCATTATTTGGAAAATAGATTCACAGAGGAAAACATCACTCTTCCTAAAAAGAGTTCATCAGGCAGAATCAGTCATTCAGTTTTATGGAAGTATTTTAGTAACAAGTTTAAagtaattattatatattaaaacatcAAACTCCTACAATTTTCCTCTTGCACTTTACCTACGCAAGGAAGACAGACTAATTTGAGTTACAGCTGCATAAACACCAAAAATTAAGTTACCCAGAACCCTCATACATCCCTCACTTAAAGCTCTGTCTGACACAGTAGTATCACTAGATTTTGTGGACAAACTTCCAACTATACAGGCATCTCAGTACTGTTATACAGTATGGTGACCTCCAtcaatattatatatattgctCTTAAGAGCAACATTTGACATTTTGCACTACTGCCAAGTAAAACACAAGTGTAAATTTCTGAAGTACAACCTGTTTAAGGAAACTTGTCCATGCTTAACATGCTGAAAATAGCTTTAGTGTGGAAAATCGCTGAACTAGAAACACATACAGCAGATCTGATACAAGTAAGAAGACAAATCAACATGTTTGAAATCTTACTTCAGCCTCACTAGTTACACCTCCTACCCTGCATCCTTCAGTACTTCCAGAGAAGGCTGATATTGACTCTTGTCCTGGCTggcaaaattacattttctatgGACTTAGATCTCATCAGCTGTAATCAGGATCCAAGCATTCAAAGGTGGCACAAGCCACCTTTACAGTCCTTGACAGGTAGGGCCAATAACAACAGC of Molothrus ater isolate BHLD 08-10-18 breed brown headed cowbird chromosome 1, BPBGC_Mater_1.1, whole genome shotgun sequence contains these proteins:
- the PLEKHF2 gene encoding pleckstrin homology domain-containing family F member 2 encodes the protein MVDRLANSEANTRRISIVENCFGAAGQPLTIPGRVLIGEGVLTKLCRKKPKARQFFLFNDILVYGNIVIQKKKYNKQHIIPLENVTIDSIQDEGDLRNGWLIKTPTKSFAVYAATATEKSEWMNHINKCVSDLLSKSGKTPSNEHAAVWVPDSEATVCMRCQKAKFTPVNRRHHCRKCGFVVCGPCSEKRFLLPSQSSKPVRICDFCYDLLSTGEMTACQSTRSDSYSQSPKSSLNDVSDDDDDEDSSD